A window of the Lactuca sativa cultivar Salinas chromosome 7, Lsat_Salinas_v11, whole genome shotgun sequence genome harbors these coding sequences:
- the LOC111880755 gene encoding uncharacterized protein LOC111880755 codes for MSLVKEGGSLTYQAPVLTPTNYQVWPVKVNSIMDAHGIWETVEPKTSDKAPDQKKSKQALAFLFQAIHEDMVLQMASYTDPKQVWDELKTRYLGVDRVRTARLATLKRELESLRMKEDETFDDDFVTKLSGLASKVRSLGYELEEGDLVKRLLDLMPKSFLQIVASIDQCFELDSMLFNEAVGRLKAYEERIRGTEKVEDTQGGLLLASDEKSHVCKHCGNGRSNRDDFGHGRGRGRGEVEMVMNVSGIKVTLDVTNVVSLVTIKPSVLNGKRKKRI; via the coding sequence ATGTCGTTGGTTAAAGAAGGAGGTTCGTTGACATATCAAGCTCCGGTTTTGACACCAACGAATTATCAGGTGTGGCCGGTTAAAGTCAATTCAATTATGGATGCACATGGCATATGGGAGACGGTCGAACCGAAGACGTCAGATAAAGCACCAGATCAAAAGAAGTCAAAACAAGCTCTTGCTTTTTTGTTTCAAGCGATACATGAAGACATGGTGTTGCAAATGGCGAGTTACACCGACCCAAAGCAAGTGTGGGATGAGCTAAAAACACGGTATTTGGGAGTGGATCGGGTGAGAACGGCTCGACTTGCAACCTTAAAAAGGGAGCTTGAAAGTTTACGCATGAAAGAGGATGAAACGTTTGATGATGATTTTGTGACGAAATTATCCGGTTTAGCATCAAAAGTAAGGAGTCTTGGATATGAGCTTGAAGAAGGTGATTTGGTAAAAAGGTTACTAGATTTGATGCCTAAGTCGTTTCTCCAAATCGTGGCTTCAATAGATCAATGTTTCGAGTTGGATTCAATGTTATTCAATGAAGCGGTTGGTAGATTAAAGGCGTACGAGGAGCGTATAAGAGGAACTGAGAAAGTGGAGGACACTCAAGGTGGGTTGTTGTTGGCTAGTGACGAAAAGTCACATGTTTGTAAGCATTGTGGCAATGGACGTTCAAATCGGGATGACTTTGGACATGGCCGGGGAAGAGGTCGGGGAGAAGTCGAGATGGTAATGAACGTGTCCGGGATAAAAGTCACGTTAGATGTTACAAATGTGGTGAGCTTGGTCACTATAAAACCGAGTGTCCTAAATGGGAAAAGGAAGAAGCGGATCTAA